From Actinomyces procaprae:
CTTGGCGCCGGGACCGTCGCTCTGGGCGCCTGGACCTCGTCCGGCGCCAGCCGAGCCGCCACCCAGTCGAGCTTGCGCTCCAAGGTGGCCAGGCGCTCAACGACCTCATCAAGCTGCTCGCTGCTGGAATACATGCTTCAAGAATCGCGGAGCGCCGTAACGAAGTCACGTCACCGGGGTGGGGAGGACTCCCCGTCGGAGGCTCCTACCCATCCATGTCGGATGCGTCGTACCCTGCTGCTGCGGTGCGGGCCTGCCGAGCCTGCTCTTGCGCGAAGCGGTTGTAGACCAGGGACAGGCAGAAGCAGGCCAGTCCGGCGACCAGCAGCGACAGGATCTGAGCGATCGAACTCCCATCCGTCAGGTCCAGCAGCGCCAGCTTGACCACCACCAGCATCACCAGGCTCAGGCCGTAGTGACGCAGCGTCGTCGCTCGCACTCCGAAGCCGACGACGATGCACACCGTTCCGGTCGTGAGCACCAGCGCCGTCACCAGCATTGACGTGGGGGAGGCGCCCGTGAGGACCATTGCCGACCACCACAGCGCCACGCTCAAGGAGATCGCGATCGCCAGCGCGGCGCCGGAACCCCTCAGCCAGGGCAGCAGCAGGCGGGCCCCGGCCACAGTCAGCGCCATCGCCAGTAGCACCAGGGGCGTGGCGCCCAGCGAGCCGATGGCGGAGGCGGCGGCGTCGGCCCTCCCCAGCGTCAGCGCGGACTGCGCGGCCAACAGCATGTAACCGGTCCAGGCGATCGCCGGGACGGTGCTCACCGCAGGCGTGCGAAGGTCACGTGCCTCCTCGAGAGCGCCAGCGCGAGCCCCCGTTGCCAGCGTGAGCGGGGTGCAGTCGCGTGTGAACAGGCCCAGCCCCGACAGCGCCAGGGCGCTAGCGCCCGCCACCAGCGGGGCGGCGCTCGTTCCCGGTGCGAGCCGCTCAACCAGTGTCGGGAGGGCCACCACCAGATCGGCGCCGATCAGCCACGCGGCGACCGCCAGTAGTGACGCCCGCAGGTCCGAAACTGGCCGAGGCGGCGTGGCGGGGGAGTCCGGCAGGGCGGTGGGAGGCGCCAGCCTGCTCTCCAGCCAGAGGCTCAGGCCGACGGCGATAAGGAGCGCGACCAGTGCCAGCCACACGGTTGTCTTCGGCACGGGGACCATGGCGAAGGCGAGCGGCACCAGGCCGGCCAGCGGCAGGACCGCCACGGGCATGGCGCTTCCGGCGCGCACCACTGGAATGGAGGCCAGGGCCAGTGCGAGCACCGTGGGCAGGAGCAGCCGCTGATCCACTGTGCAAGCGGCCGCTCCCACACCCAGCATCGCCGCCAGGTTCACGCCGACCACGTTCCGCGGCCAGGGCCCCTCAGCGCCCTCGGGCAGGAGGGCGGCGGTCGATGCCGTTGCACACAGCAGTAGCAGCGCGGCGGCGAGGCTGGAAGTGGTCGGCGCGACCATGACCACCCGGCCGAGGCGAAGCACGGCGAGAGCCATGACGGCGCCCACTCCCGCCCATTCCCACACGACCCCCGCGTAGCCGGGGGAGCGCGACA
This genomic window contains:
- a CDS encoding DUF2339 domain-containing protein is translated as MEHYDSARLDELSARLETLEHKINGLEERLARLATAPAAPRPVPDQPDAAHEPPLNDPYAYDPYASPAALRPYPEPPQLGQAPVMAPSAAESAPPRGEGNVGSYLLSGAAALLVLLAAVSLIALVWEQIPDPAKVGGLALLSLAVVSAGTTLAERRPHQQVAAATLTGTGGALGFVTIIGAVLIAGMPALAAFALMAIWGLVLLLVSWTTQQFFTAVVSTLGALVTVAFAAAQAADHPGRAVLIWTLVNGYLLALAAVCALLPRYASGMRLAEWLPTTSMAVTATALLIGPGTLLAVNSPTGMMLLCLPAVVLLIQAHHSGRLLSRSPGYAGVVWEWAGVGAVMALAVLRLGRVVMVAPTTSSLAAALLLLCATASTAALLPEGAEGPWPRNVVGVNLAAMLGVGAAACTVDQRLLLPTVLALALASIPVVRAGSAMPVAVLPLAGLVPLAFAMVPVPKTTVWLALVALLIAVGLSLWLESRLAPPTALPDSPATPPRPVSDLRASLLAVAAWLIGADLVVALPTLVERLAPGTSAAPLVAGASALALSGLGLFTRDCTPLTLATGARAGALEEARDLRTPAVSTVPAIAWTGYMLLAAQSALTLGRADAAASAIGSLGATPLVLLAMALTVAGARLLLPWLRGSGAALAIAISLSVALWWSAMVLTGASPTSMLVTALVLTTGTVCIVVGFGVRATTLRHYGLSLVMLVVVKLALLDLTDGSSIAQILSLLVAGLACFCLSLVYNRFAQEQARQARTAAAGYDASDMDG